Proteins found in one Poecilia reticulata strain Guanapo linkage group LG6, Guppy_female_1.0+MT, whole genome shotgun sequence genomic segment:
- the LOC103465717 gene encoding ethanolamine kinase 1 isoform X2, with product MDPEHGGSGDQLLHLDVAVDEREPRRGILDLLSKLRPEWKTPHIQMKTFTEGITNQLIGCYVGSLQEPGCVLVRLYGRMTELYVNRDREVEMFQVFQAHGCGPEIYCSFQNGICYEFVRGNVLEDELLRQPSIYRLIAAEMGKIHSIQPKRGQPTEPQLWTKMSHFLTLVKSSITRNPAEQACTKSSLPLREMPSYEVLMEEMESLKRHLSQTDSPTVLCHNDLLTKNIIYNCQEGSVKFIDYEYADYNYQAFDIGNHFNEFAGVTDVDYSLYPSRELQRDWLTAYLESYKRSTGRNVTVTDEEVTKLYVQVCKFSLASNFFWGLWAILQSRYSSIDFDFQRYAKARLSYYFEKKEEYFELTPSQLTN from the exons ATGGACCCGGAACACGGAGGTTCTGGGGACCAGCTCCTCCATCTGGACGTTGCCGTTGACGAGCGTGAACCCCGGAGAGGAATCTTGGACCTTCTGAGCAAACTCCGTCCTGAGTGGAAGACGCcgcacattcagatgaag ACATTTACAGAAGGCATTACCAaccagctgattggctgctacGTGGGCTCTCTCCAGGAGCCCGGTTGTGTTCTGGTGCGACTTTACGGCAGAATGACGGAGCTCTACGTGAATCGCGATCGAGAGGTGGAGATGTTCCAGGTCTTCCAAGCGCACGGCTGCGGGCCCGAGATCTACTGCAGCTTCCAGAACGGCATCTGTTACGAGTTTGTCCGAGGAAATGTGCTGGAGGACGAGCTGCTGCGACAGCCGTCCATCTACAG attGATTGCAGCCGAGATGGGAAAAATCCACTCGATCCAGCCAAAACGTGGCCAGCCAACAGAGCCTCAGCTCTGGACGAAGATGTCTCATTTTCTGACTCTGGTGAAGAGCAGCATCACCAGGAATCCAGCTGAGCAGGCGTGCACTAAAAG CTCTTTGCCTCTTCGAGAGATGCCGAGCTACGAGGTTCTGATGGAGGAGATGGAGTCGCTGAAGAGACACCTCTCCCAGACGGACTCGCCCACCGTCCTTTGCCACAACGACCTTCTCACAAAAAACATCATCTACAACTGTCAAGAAG GGTCGGTGAAATTCATCGACTACGAGTACGCTGACTACAACTACCAGGCTTTCGACATCGGGAACCACTTCAATGAGTTTGCTG GTGTGACTGACGTCGACTACAGCCTGTACCCGAGCCGGGAGCTGCAGAGGGACTGGCTGACCGCCTACCTGGAGAGCTACAAACGCAGCACTGGCCGCAACGTCACGGTTACCGACGAAGAAGTCACGAAGCTCTACGTTCAAGTCTGCAAATTCTCTCTT gcaTCCAACTTCTTCTGGGGTCTCTGGGCCATCCTGCAGTCCCGATACTCCTCTATCGACTTTGATTTCCAAAG GTACGCCAAAGCTCGACTCAGCTACTACtttgagaagaaagaagaaTACTTCGAATTGACGCCGAGCCAGTTAACCAACTAG
- the LOC103465717 gene encoding ethanolamine kinase 1 isoform X1: MDPEHGGSGDQLLHLDVAVDEREPRRGILDLLSKLRPEWKTPHIQMKTFTEGITNQLIGCYVGSLQEPGCVLVRLYGRMTELYVNRDREVEMFQVFQAHGCGPEIYCSFQNGICYEFVRGNVLEDELLRQPSIYRLIAAEMGKIHSIQPKRGQPTEPQLWTKMSHFLTLVKSSITRNPAEQACTKRTCDVSCCSSLPLREMPSYEVLMEEMESLKRHLSQTDSPTVLCHNDLLTKNIIYNCQEGSVKFIDYEYADYNYQAFDIGNHFNEFAGVTDVDYSLYPSRELQRDWLTAYLESYKRSTGRNVTVTDEEVTKLYVQVCKFSLASNFFWGLWAILQSRYSSIDFDFQRYAKARLSYYFEKKEEYFELTPSQLTN, encoded by the exons ATGGACCCGGAACACGGAGGTTCTGGGGACCAGCTCCTCCATCTGGACGTTGCCGTTGACGAGCGTGAACCCCGGAGAGGAATCTTGGACCTTCTGAGCAAACTCCGTCCTGAGTGGAAGACGCcgcacattcagatgaag ACATTTACAGAAGGCATTACCAaccagctgattggctgctacGTGGGCTCTCTCCAGGAGCCCGGTTGTGTTCTGGTGCGACTTTACGGCAGAATGACGGAGCTCTACGTGAATCGCGATCGAGAGGTGGAGATGTTCCAGGTCTTCCAAGCGCACGGCTGCGGGCCCGAGATCTACTGCAGCTTCCAGAACGGCATCTGTTACGAGTTTGTCCGAGGAAATGTGCTGGAGGACGAGCTGCTGCGACAGCCGTCCATCTACAG attGATTGCAGCCGAGATGGGAAAAATCCACTCGATCCAGCCAAAACGTGGCCAGCCAACAGAGCCTCAGCTCTGGACGAAGATGTCTCATTTTCTGACTCTGGTGAAGAGCAGCATCACCAGGAATCCAGCTGAGCAGGCGTGCACTAAAAG AACATGTGATGTATCTTGCTGTAGCTCTTTGCCTCTTCGAGAGATGCCGAGCTACGAGGTTCTGATGGAGGAGATGGAGTCGCTGAAGAGACACCTCTCCCAGACGGACTCGCCCACCGTCCTTTGCCACAACGACCTTCTCACAAAAAACATCATCTACAACTGTCAAGAAG GGTCGGTGAAATTCATCGACTACGAGTACGCTGACTACAACTACCAGGCTTTCGACATCGGGAACCACTTCAATGAGTTTGCTG GTGTGACTGACGTCGACTACAGCCTGTACCCGAGCCGGGAGCTGCAGAGGGACTGGCTGACCGCCTACCTGGAGAGCTACAAACGCAGCACTGGCCGCAACGTCACGGTTACCGACGAAGAAGTCACGAAGCTCTACGTTCAAGTCTGCAAATTCTCTCTT gcaTCCAACTTCTTCTGGGGTCTCTGGGCCATCCTGCAGTCCCGATACTCCTCTATCGACTTTGATTTCCAAAG GTACGCCAAAGCTCGACTCAGCTACTACtttgagaagaaagaagaaTACTTCGAATTGACGCCGAGCCAGTTAACCAACTAG